Proteins encoded in a region of the Flavobacterium sp. MDT1-60 genome:
- a CDS encoding polysaccharide lyase, whose translation MRAPYVTIAGQTAPGDGICIAGETLEIDTHDVIIRHMRFRRGETDVTRRDDALGGNPIGNIIVDHCSVSWGLDENISLYRHQFQANDKSKLEKLPACNITIQNTISSEGLDTYNHAFGSTIGGLNSTFMRNLWADNISRNASIGMYGDFNFVNNVIFNWWNRSLDGGDYRSMFNIINNYFKPGPITPTDQPIRYRILKPESGYMKPKTYGRAYVDGNYIVGSPEVTADNWNGGVQLEDLSAEETKGYLESIKQPKAFSMPNITIMKAEEAYEFVLKNVGATLPKRDAVDERVIKQVRTGKIEAKDGLENAIGAAFIKRRLPADSYKKGIITNPNQVGGYPEYKGKAYKDSDNDGITDAWEKKFGLNPNDAADANKDSNEDGYTNLEKYFNGIDPTKKVDWTKFENNTDTLSKVLLQ comes from the coding sequence ATGCGTGCGCCTTACGTAACAATTGCAGGACAAACTGCTCCAGGTGATGGAATTTGTATTGCCGGAGAGACTTTAGAAATCGATACACATGATGTTATCATAAGACATATGCGTTTCCGCAGAGGTGAAACTGATGTTACTCGCAGAGATGATGCACTTGGAGGAAACCCAATTGGGAATATTATTGTAGATCACTGTTCTGTAAGCTGGGGATTAGATGAAAACATATCCTTATACAGACACCAGTTTCAGGCAAACGATAAATCAAAACTGGAAAAATTGCCTGCCTGTAACATTACAATTCAAAATACTATTTCTTCAGAAGGCTTAGATACTTACAATCATGCATTTGGAAGTACAATTGGGGGTTTAAATAGCACATTTATGCGTAACTTATGGGCGGATAACATTTCAAGAAATGCGTCTATCGGAATGTATGGGGATTTTAATTTTGTAAATAATGTGATTTTCAACTGGTGGAATCGTTCTCTGGATGGAGGTGATTATCGTTCGATGTTCAACATCATCAATAATTATTTCAAACCGGGACCAATAACGCCAACAGATCAGCCAATTCGTTACAGAATTTTGAAACCGGAATCAGGTTATATGAAACCTAAAACATACGGAAGAGCGTATGTTGACGGAAATTATATAGTGGGTTCTCCAGAAGTTACAGCAGATAACTGGAATGGTGGGGTACAATTAGAAGATCTTTCAGCTGAAGAAACCAAAGGTTATTTAGAAAGTATCAAACAACCAAAAGCATTCTCAATGCCAAACATAACAATTATGAAGGCTGAAGAAGCATATGAATTTGTTTTGAAAAATGTTGGCGCAACTTTACCAAAAAGAGATGCTGTTGATGAAAGAGTAATTAAGCAAGTTCGAACTGGAAAAATTGAAGCTAAAGACGGTTTAGAAAATGCAATTGGTGCAGCATTTATTAAAAGAAGATTGCCTGCAGACTCCTATAAAAAAGGAATTATTACCAATCCAAATCAGGTTGGCGGATACCCGGAATATAAAGGAAAAGCCTATAAAGATTCTGATAACGACGGAATTACAGACGCTTGGGAAAAGAAATTTGGTTTGAATCCCAACGATGCAGCTGATGCCAATAAAGATTCAAATGAAGATGGTTATACCAATCTTGAAAAATATTTTAACGGAATCGATCCGACTAAAAAAGTAGATTGGACAAAATTTGAAAATAATACCGATACATTGTCAAAAGTATTATTGCAGTAG
- a CDS encoding DUF3826 domain-containing protein, with protein MSKSKLNISVLMLLLVFFNGIAQQHLDPEYIKVTNERASKIVAKLELANPAKEKAVTDIIAQQFRDLSEIQDRRDAEIKKIKEDTSLAKEKQNEKIDKLKSKADTAIDKLHKAYLKKLGTQLSEDKIVAVKDGMTYGVLPITYAGYQDMLPALTAEQKDYIYKALVEAREHAMDGGSSKEKHAWFGKYKGRINNYLSKQGYDLNKESADWHKRVEEREKNKKKE; from the coding sequence ATGTCAAAAAGTAAATTAAATATAAGTGTTTTGATGTTGTTATTGGTATTCTTCAACGGAATTGCACAACAGCATTTAGATCCGGAATATATCAAAGTAACCAACGAAAGAGCTTCTAAAATTGTAGCAAAACTGGAGTTGGCAAATCCCGCAAAAGAAAAAGCAGTTACTGATATTATTGCACAACAATTTAGAGATTTAAGCGAAATTCAGGATAGAAGAGATGCTGAAATCAAAAAAATAAAAGAAGATACTAGTTTAGCAAAAGAGAAGCAAAACGAAAAAATTGATAAGCTAAAATCAAAAGCAGATACAGCTATTGATAAACTGCACAAAGCTTATCTGAAAAAATTAGGAACGCAATTATCAGAAGACAAAATTGTTGCCGTAAAAGACGGAATGACCTATGGTGTTTTGCCAATTACATATGCCGGTTATCAGGATATGCTGCCAGCTTTAACTGCAGAACAAAAAGATTACATTTATAAAGCTTTAGTGGAAGCAAGAGAACATGCAATGGATGGTGGTTCATCTAAAGAAAAACATGCGTGGTTTGGTAAATACAAAGGAAGAATCAATAATTATCTATCAAAACAAGGTTATGATTTAAACAAAGAAAGTGCTGACTGGCACAAACGTGTTGAAGAAAGAGAGAAGAATAAAAAGAAGGAATAG
- a CDS encoding DUF6298 domain-containing protein — translation MNFNQLKNIVFLQKDKMILSGLALLFSINSSVAQNTFPDIVKTKEGKLSFTADAKGNQIPDFSYAGYMASEKAIPNVENKIFVPKQEEDATQRIQAAIDYVSNLKPNKSGFRGAVLLDKGTFKIGGTLFIKKSGVVLRGNGNNENGTILLGTGLKREAVIRILGVDDKKLADTFEFNTTYTPLGTKVIQLKNTSKLKPSDEIIISKPLTDNWIKELKMDDFGAETGWVGWKKNDWDITWNRIVTKINGNEVTLNAPLTMTLEDVYGSSKATLYTWSGRIEHIGIENILMKSIYDESKPKDEEHRWLGISIENTKNAWVKQVNFKHFSGGAIALLKSAQQITVEDCIATEPVSEIGGFRRHTFYTEGQQTLFQRCYSEYGYHDFAVGGFGTTGPNAFVQCESYLPFNNSGAIGSWATGVLFDVTYVDGHALSYNNREQNGRGAGWTAANSVIWETSASKIECYSPPTAQNWAFGVWGGIMAGDGHWKEVNGHISPRSLFYAQLESRLGQLPVKPFIYDLGSEPSSSPEVAVAQELTKNSVAPKESLVEWIAEVSKANPINTESSGLKNANDLKINSTQNNSSNTKVVTQNGWLTYDGKVIAGNRLSVPWWRGSLRDSDISKSSPHVTRFVPGRTGTGFTDNINEVSDYLSTNNMVALEHNYGLWYERRMDDHERVRRFDADVWPPFYEQPFARSGQDLAWDQLSKYDLTKFNDWYWDRLSLFADLAETKGQLLVNQQYFQHNIIEAGAHWSSSPWRSANNINSTGFPEPPPYAGDKRIFMAEQFYDVTNPARRKLHQGFIRKSLENFQDNSNVIQLTSAEYTGPLHFMQFWLDEVQKWKDETGKKGIIGLSATKDVQDAILNDAQRAKTVDAIDIRYWYYKEDGSAYAPQGGLNLAPRQHARKLKTGKETDDQVYRAVREYREKYPEKVILYSTDGSSRFGWPALMGGASLPNIPKIALPEFYSALSQMKLVAGNTFSDNIWTLENKGKSYLFYIKNEKEVTIDLSAYKGDFEVYAINAATGTFTKKANIKGGKNVTIPASEIKEKVLFIIKKKLEKLATTRAIANRRSNFTNFHELIKN, via the coding sequence ATGAATTTCAATCAACTAAAAAATATAGTTTTTCTTCAAAAAGATAAAATGATTTTGTCCGGTCTTGCTTTGCTTTTTAGTATTAACAGTAGCGTCGCACAAAACACATTTCCTGATATTGTAAAAACGAAAGAAGGAAAACTTTCTTTTACTGCTGATGCTAAAGGAAATCAAATTCCTGATTTTTCGTATGCGGGTTATATGGCTTCTGAAAAAGCAATTCCGAATGTGGAGAATAAAATCTTTGTTCCAAAACAAGAAGAAGATGCAACCCAAAGAATTCAGGCTGCGATTGATTATGTGAGTAATTTGAAACCTAATAAATCAGGTTTTCGGGGGGCGGTTCTTTTAGATAAAGGAACGTTTAAAATTGGGGGAACTTTATTTATTAAAAAATCGGGAGTGGTTTTACGCGGAAACGGAAACAATGAAAACGGAACTATTCTTTTAGGAACCGGATTAAAAAGAGAAGCTGTAATTAGAATTTTGGGAGTTGACGATAAAAAACTGGCTGATACTTTTGAATTCAATACCACTTACACACCACTTGGAACAAAAGTAATTCAATTAAAAAATACTTCTAAGCTAAAACCTTCTGACGAAATCATTATCAGCAAACCTTTAACCGATAATTGGATTAAAGAGTTAAAAATGGATGATTTTGGAGCCGAAACCGGTTGGGTAGGCTGGAAAAAAAATGATTGGGATATTACCTGGAACAGAATCGTAACCAAAATCAATGGTAATGAAGTAACACTAAATGCTCCGTTAACAATGACTTTGGAAGATGTTTACGGATCATCAAAAGCAACTTTGTATACATGGTCAGGAAGAATTGAGCATATTGGAATTGAAAACATTTTGATGAAATCAATTTACGATGAGTCAAAACCAAAAGACGAAGAACACAGATGGTTAGGAATTAGCATCGAAAACACGAAAAATGCCTGGGTGAAACAAGTGAATTTCAAGCACTTTTCTGGTGGTGCAATAGCTTTATTAAAATCGGCTCAACAAATTACGGTTGAAGATTGTATCGCAACCGAACCCGTTTCTGAAATTGGTGGTTTTAGACGTCATACTTTTTATACAGAAGGTCAGCAAACATTGTTTCAGCGTTGCTATTCAGAATACGGTTATCACGATTTTGCTGTAGGCGGATTTGGAACAACGGGTCCAAATGCGTTTGTGCAATGTGAATCGTATTTGCCTTTCAACAATAGCGGAGCCATTGGCAGTTGGGCGACCGGAGTATTATTTGATGTCACTTATGTAGACGGACACGCTTTAAGTTATAACAACAGGGAACAAAACGGCAGAGGTGCAGGATGGACTGCTGCAAATAGTGTAATCTGGGAAACTTCAGCCTCTAAAATAGAATGTTACAGTCCGCCAACAGCGCAAAACTGGGCGTTTGGAGTTTGGGGCGGCATTATGGCGGGAGATGGTCACTGGAAAGAAGTAAACGGTCATATCAGTCCGAGAAGTTTGTTTTATGCACAATTAGAAAGTCGCTTGGGACAACTTCCTGTAAAACCCTTTATTTATGATTTAGGTTCAGAGCCTTCATCAAGTCCAGAGGTTGCAGTGGCACAAGAATTAACTAAAAATTCTGTGGCTCCAAAAGAAAGTTTAGTAGAATGGATTGCTGAAGTTTCAAAAGCGAATCCAATTAATACAGAATCTTCAGGTCTAAAAAACGCGAATGATTTAAAAATTAATTCAACACAAAATAATAGTTCCAATACTAAAGTAGTAACACAAAACGGTTGGCTTACTTATGACGGAAAAGTAATTGCCGGAAACAGATTAAGTGTGCCATGGTGGAGAGGAAGTTTGAGAGATAGCGACATTTCGAAGTCATCACCTCATGTTACCAGATTTGTGCCGGGCAGAACAGGAACCGGTTTTACAGATAACATCAACGAAGTTTCAGATTATTTAAGCACCAATAATATGGTCGCTTTAGAACATAATTACGGATTATGGTACGAGCGCAGAATGGACGACCACGAAAGAGTTCGTCGTTTTGATGCTGATGTTTGGCCACCATTTTACGAGCAGCCATTTGCAAGAAGCGGTCAGGATTTGGCCTGGGATCAGTTAAGTAAATACGATTTGACAAAATTCAATGATTGGTATTGGGACCGTCTATCGCTTTTTGCTGATTTGGCGGAAACCAAAGGACAATTGTTAGTCAATCAACAATATTTTCAACATAATATTATAGAAGCTGGTGCGCATTGGTCGAGTTCTCCATGGCGTTCGGCAAACAATATTAATAGCACAGGTTTTCCGGAACCTCCACCATATGCGGGTGATAAACGTATTTTCATGGCAGAACAGTTTTATGATGTTACGAATCCTGCGAGAAGAAAATTACATCAGGGATTTATCCGTAAATCATTGGAAAACTTTCAGGACAACAGCAACGTAATTCAGTTGACAAGTGCCGAATATACAGGACCACTTCATTTTATGCAATTTTGGCTGGATGAAGTTCAAAAATGGAAAGACGAAACCGGTAAAAAAGGAATCATTGGTTTAAGTGCTACAAAAGATGTTCAGGATGCTATTTTGAATGATGCACAAAGAGCCAAAACAGTAGATGCGATCGATATTCGTTACTGGTATTATAAAGAAGACGGATCTGCCTATGCGCCACAAGGAGGTCTAAATTTAGCACCAAGACAACACGCCAGAAAATTAAAAACCGGAAAAGAAACAGACGATCAGGTATACCGCGCTGTTCGTGAATACCGCGAAAAATATCCTGAAAAAGTAATTTTATACTCAACTGACGGATCTTCAAGATTTGGATGGCCAGCGTTAATGGGAGGTGCTTCATTGCCTAACATTCCAAAAATTGCGCTTCCGGAGTTTTATTCGGCTTTAAGCCAAATGAAATTAGTTGCAGGAAATACTTTCTCAGACAATATCTGGACATTAGAAAATAAAGGAAAAAGTTATCTTTTTTATATCAAAAATGAAAAAGAAGTAACCATTGACCTGTCAGCTTACAAAGGAGATTTCGAAGTATACGCGATAAACGCTGCAACAGGAACTTTCACTAAAAAAGCAAACATCAAAGGTGGAAAAAATGTAACCATTCCAGCGTCTGAGATCAAAGAAAAAGTACTATTTATAATTAAAAAAAAATTAGAAAAGTTGGCCACGACTCGAGCGATAGCGAACAGGCGAAGCAATTTCACGAATTTTCACGAATTAATTAAAAATTAA
- a CDS encoding glycoside hydrolase family 140 protein, protein MNLKIKYLYTLGLSLVLAAQSGYSQSAEKGALPKIKVSKNQHYFVTEEEKPFFWLGDTGWLTFGKLDRAAVDKYFKDRKAKGFNVVQVMVLHNINAVNVYGDAALIKEDVSKPLITAGNNFKNPQEYDYWDHVDYTLEVARKNGIYLAMVPVWGTNVSKGNKVSIEQATEYATFLSNRYKNRTNIIWLNGGDTHGNEFKDIWNAIGNTLKTNNPDKLVTFHPFGRTDSSDDYHTETWLDFNMFQSGHRRYDQDTLPNSFKEDNYKFVQRDLALKPTKPTLDGEPSYEGIPHGLHDTLQPKWTASDVRRYGYWSVLSGAAGYTYGHNAVMQMFRKGDKPAYGNKELWTSAINAEGAGQMVYIKKLMLSFPYLERVPDQSLIGNQGEKYDYLVATRGEKYALIYTYNGRKIKVNMGKIAGDKVAASWYNPRNGKEIKIGLIENKNTCEFQPSGQKADGNDWVLILRSN, encoded by the coding sequence ATGAATCTGAAAATTAAATATCTATACACCCTTGGTCTAAGCTTAGTGTTAGCTGCGCAAAGCGGATATTCTCAATCTGCAGAAAAAGGCGCTTTGCCAAAAATTAAAGTTTCAAAAAACCAACATTATTTTGTAACCGAAGAGGAGAAACCATTTTTCTGGTTAGGCGATACCGGTTGGCTGACATTTGGAAAATTAGACAGAGCAGCAGTAGATAAATATTTTAAAGATCGAAAAGCAAAAGGTTTTAATGTGGTTCAGGTAATGGTTTTGCATAATATAAATGCTGTTAATGTTTATGGCGATGCGGCCTTAATTAAAGAAGATGTTTCTAAACCATTAATCACGGCCGGAAATAATTTTAAAAATCCCCAGGAATACGATTATTGGGATCATGTCGATTATACTTTAGAAGTAGCTCGCAAAAACGGAATCTATTTAGCAATGGTACCCGTTTGGGGAACCAATGTTTCAAAAGGTAATAAAGTAAGCATAGAACAAGCTACAGAGTATGCGACGTTTTTATCAAACCGTTATAAAAACAGAACCAATATAATCTGGTTAAATGGTGGAGACACCCACGGAAATGAATTTAAAGATATCTGGAATGCCATCGGAAATACATTAAAAACAAATAATCCGGATAAATTAGTGACTTTTCACCCTTTCGGAAGAACCGATTCTTCTGATGATTATCACACAGAAACCTGGTTAGATTTCAATATGTTTCAATCCGGTCACCGTCGTTACGATCAGGATACATTGCCGAATTCTTTCAAAGAAGACAATTATAAATTTGTTCAGAGAGATTTAGCTTTAAAACCTACAAAACCAACGCTTGACGGAGAACCATCTTACGAAGGAATTCCACATGGTTTACACGACACTTTACAACCAAAATGGACAGCAAGTGACGTACGCCGTTATGGATATTGGTCGGTTCTCTCAGGCGCTGCAGGTTACACTTACGGTCATAACGCTGTAATGCAGATGTTCAGAAAAGGTGATAAACCAGCTTACGGAAATAAAGAATTATGGACTTCAGCTATTAATGCGGAAGGCGCCGGACAAATGGTTTATATTAAAAAATTGATGTTGAGTTTTCCTTATTTAGAGAGAGTTCCGGATCAATCCTTAATTGGCAATCAAGGTGAAAAGTATGATTATTTGGTAGCAACAAGAGGAGAAAAATATGCTTTGATTTATACCTATAACGGTAGAAAAATTAAAGTGAACATGGGAAAAATTGCGGGAGATAAAGTAGCAGCAAGTTGGTATAATCCAAGAAATGGAAAAGAAATCAAAATTGGATTAATTGAAAATAAAAATACCTGCGAATTTCAGCCTTCCGGTCAAAAAGCCGATGGAAATGACTGGGTACTTATTTTGAGATCGAATTAA
- a CDS encoding RagB/SusD family nutrient uptake outer membrane protein, with protein sequence MKAKFCRYITMILLMVLGVSCSDDFLEDKKQYKYYDEEFFKSEERVNWYVNNLYYDFFDGYKTPTAVVVGSFTTTQTSYTEEIGGISDLINPNKTLENASDGSGYFGKTLVENPSNDPYNRIRDCNVMLERIDVDGANLSQTFRDQIKGQMYYLRAIQYFDLMRTYGGVPIITTVQTPSKDDPSIKIPRATVTEVVKQIVADLDLASSLLPRTWPASDYGRFTKGAAMAQKSRVLLTYASPLFNKNWDSATDRWDAALAAGLAAEAELTAAGHGLYGSTARDWERMFYVNDNAFISEAIAVKLLASSTTVTTSLQSNNSWERSIRLASQGGQGSGGVDAPQSMIDLFPMVNGKRPTAANNYDPFLFFKDRDPRFYRTFGFSGSYWPYNNSLTTAAAPTVWAYRWSTNATTGVAFSMGNDVASPAFIRKMSSPTVSNASNFQLSGTDIIEYRFAELVLNIAECYAAKGDIGNTVTYLGRIRKRVGIPATDNYGIGTLGGKYAALEACLYERRVELAYEGKRFWDTQRWMLYSDDASINDQTNSKLGIPVINGTQRIGNYLHYKNGTSAAGTDPLAAARASISVDPDVANFQAQITALATFYTNNFVLRSPPTPMDNVSGVATPILWRPNYYVNGLNQSALVGNPWLTQTIGWKDGNGAPGTYNYQE encoded by the coding sequence ATGAAAGCAAAATTTTGTAGATATATAACGATGATTCTTTTAATGGTATTAGGAGTTTCATGCAGTGATGACTTTTTAGAAGATAAAAAGCAATATAAGTATTACGATGAAGAATTCTTTAAAAGTGAAGAACGTGTTAATTGGTACGTAAACAATTTATATTACGACTTTTTTGATGGGTATAAAACACCAACTGCAGTAGTTGTTGGATCTTTTACAACTACACAAACTTCTTATACGGAAGAAATAGGGGGTATTTCGGATCTGATTAATCCAAATAAAACTTTGGAAAACGCGTCGGATGGTTCGGGTTATTTCGGAAAAACATTAGTTGAAAACCCTTCTAATGATCCATATAATAGAATTAGAGATTGCAATGTGATGTTGGAAAGAATTGATGTAGATGGAGCTAATTTGAGTCAGACGTTTCGTGATCAGATTAAAGGACAAATGTATTATTTACGTGCTATTCAATATTTTGATTTAATGCGTACTTACGGTGGTGTTCCAATAATAACAACTGTTCAGACTCCTTCTAAAGATGATCCTTCGATAAAAATACCGAGAGCAACAGTAACTGAAGTAGTTAAACAAATTGTTGCTGATCTTGATTTAGCTTCAAGTTTATTACCACGTACATGGCCAGCAAGTGATTACGGTCGTTTTACTAAAGGTGCAGCGATGGCTCAGAAATCACGTGTTTTATTAACGTATGCCAGCCCATTATTCAATAAAAATTGGGATTCAGCAACAGATCGTTGGGATGCTGCCTTAGCAGCAGGATTAGCAGCAGAAGCAGAATTAACTGCAGCGGGACATGGTTTATACGGGTCAACAGCAAGAGATTGGGAAAGAATGTTTTATGTTAATGATAATGCCTTTATTTCAGAAGCTATTGCGGTTAAACTTTTAGCAAGCAGTACTACAGTTACTACTTCTTTACAGTCTAATAACTCGTGGGAAAGATCAATTCGTTTAGCCAGCCAGGGAGGTCAGGGAAGTGGAGGAGTTGATGCTCCGCAAAGTATGATTGATTTATTTCCAATGGTTAATGGAAAAAGACCTACTGCTGCGAATAATTATGATCCATTCTTGTTTTTTAAAGATCGTGATCCACGTTTTTACAGAACATTTGGTTTTTCAGGAAGTTACTGGCCTTACAATAACAGTTTAACTACCGCTGCAGCACCTACAGTTTGGGCGTATCGTTGGTCAACAAATGCCACTACAGGTGTAGCTTTCAGTATGGGTAATGATGTAGCGAGCCCTGCTTTTATTCGTAAAATGTCTAGTCCTACAGTGAGTAATGCATCTAACTTCCAGCTTTCAGGAACAGATATTATAGAGTATCGTTTTGCTGAGTTAGTATTGAACATTGCAGAATGTTATGCTGCGAAAGGCGATATCGGTAATACTGTTACTTATTTAGGAAGAATTCGTAAACGCGTTGGAATTCCTGCTACAGATAATTACGGAATAGGTACATTAGGAGGCAAATATGCGGCTCTTGAAGCTTGTCTATACGAGCGTAGAGTCGAGTTGGCTTATGAGGGAAAACGTTTTTGGGATACTCAAAGATGGATGCTTTATAGTGACGATGCTTCAATTAATGACCAAACAAATAGTAAACTTGGTATTCCAGTAATAAATGGTACTCAACGTATTGGAAATTATTTACATTATAAAAATGGAACTAGTGCGGCAGGTACAGATCCTTTAGCTGCTGCTCGTGCTTCTATTTCTGTTGATCCGGATGTAGCAAACTTTCAGGCACAAATTACTGCTTTAGCAACTTTTTATACTAATAATTTTGTATTACGTTCTCCTCCAACACCAATGGATAACGTTAGTGGTGTAGCCACTCCTATTTTATGGCGACCAAATTATTATGTAAATGGACTTAATCAGAGTGCTTTGGTTGGTAATCCTTGGTTAACACAAACTATTGGATGGAAAGATGGGAATGGTGCTCCAGGTACCTACAACTATCAAGAATAA
- a CDS encoding polysaccharide lyase has protein sequence MKNFTLSVAFLLFLGSFQCFAQYPKISPEVQAQSKVIMDAAEKRSDEAWEKALVIIEEEAKHGKPFIPWASRPNDLPQADIPAFPGAEGGGMYTFGGRGGNIYTVTSLEDSGPGTLREACEKGGARIIVFNVSGIIRIKSPLIIRAPYITIAGQTAPGDGICVAGESVWINTHDVIIRHMRFRRGETFVGRRDDAIGGNPVGNIMIDHVSATWGLDENMSMYRHMYSPGAGYPDIKVGTVNITIQNSLFGEALDTYNHAFGSTLGGENCAFIRNMWANNAGRNPSIGWNGIFNFANNVVFNWYNRSTDGGDYTANYNIMNNYYKPGPVTNLNEPISYRILKPESGRSKLPYMVFGRAFVNGNIVANNDKVTKDNWDGGIQLENKKGELMAYDEAKVYFDKMKADKPFPMPWFHPFMKADEAYEYVLKNVGATLPLRDKVDERIVRTVKTGVPEYAKGLEKKEFYQFEHRRLPMDSYKKGIITDISQVGGYPEYKGKPYVDTDKDGIPDKWEKKHGLNPNDPADAKLDSNNDGYANIEDYINGIDPTKKVDWKDLSNNQETLIKPLQE, from the coding sequence ATGAAAAATTTCACTTTATCGGTTGCTTTCTTATTGTTTTTAGGAAGTTTCCAATGTTTTGCCCAATATCCTAAAATCAGTCCGGAAGTTCAGGCACAGTCCAAAGTTATTATGGATGCTGCTGAAAAACGTTCTGATGAAGCTTGGGAAAAAGCACTTGTAATTATTGAAGAAGAGGCCAAGCACGGCAAACCATTTATTCCGTGGGCATCCCGTCCAAATGATTTACCACAGGCAGACATTCCTGCTTTCCCTGGTGCTGAAGGAGGAGGAATGTACACTTTTGGTGGTCGTGGCGGAAATATTTATACCGTTACAAGTTTAGAAGACAGCGGACCTGGAACTTTACGTGAAGCGTGCGAAAAAGGTGGAGCCAGAATTATTGTTTTTAATGTTTCCGGAATTATCAGAATCAAAAGTCCTTTGATTATCCGTGCGCCTTATATCACTATTGCGGGACAAACTGCTCCCGGAGATGGTATTTGCGTGGCTGGAGAATCGGTTTGGATTAATACGCATGACGTAATAATCAGACATATGCGTTTCCGCAGAGGAGAAACTTTCGTTGGTCGTCGTGATGATGCTATTGGAGGAAATCCGGTTGGAAATATTATGATTGACCACGTTTCTGCAACTTGGGGATTAGACGAGAATATGTCAATGTACAGACATATGTACAGTCCGGGTGCAGGTTATCCGGATATTAAAGTAGGTACTGTAAATATTACGATTCAAAATAGTTTATTCGGAGAAGCTTTAGATACTTACAATCATGCTTTCGGAAGTACTTTAGGAGGAGAAAATTGTGCTTTTATCAGAAATATGTGGGCAAACAATGCCGGAAGAAATCCTTCAATTGGATGGAATGGTATTTTCAATTTTGCAAATAATGTGGTATTTAACTGGTATAACAGATCAACAGATGGTGGTGATTACACAGCGAACTACAACATCATGAACAACTACTACAAACCAGGACCGGTAACAAATTTGAATGAGCCAATTAGTTACAGAATCTTAAAACCGGAATCAGGAAGAAGCAAATTGCCTTATATGGTTTTTGGCAGAGCCTTTGTGAATGGAAATATTGTGGCTAATAATGATAAAGTGACCAAGGATAACTGGGACGGTGGTATTCAACTAGAGAATAAAAAAGGAGAGTTAATGGCCTATGATGAAGCGAAAGTTTATTTCGACAAAATGAAAGCTGACAAACCTTTCCCAATGCCATGGTTTCATCCATTTATGAAAGCGGATGAAGCTTATGAATATGTGTTGAAAAATGTTGGAGCAACTTTACCATTAAGAGATAAAGTAGACGAAAGAATCGTTAGGACGGTTAAAACCGGAGTTCCTGAATATGCAAAAGGACTAGAGAAAAAAGAATTCTACCAGTTTGAGCACAGACGTTTACCAATGGATTCTTATAAAAAAGGTATCATTACTGATATTTCCCAAGTAGGAGGATATCCTGAATACAAAGGAAAACCTTATGTTGATACAGACAAAGATGGTATTCCGGACAAATGGGAGAAAAAACACGGTTTAAATCCTAATGATCCGGCTGATGCTAAATTAGATTCAAACAATGACGGTTACGCCAACATCGAAGATTATATCAATGGTATTGATCCGACTAAAAAAGTAGACTGGAAAGACTTAAGTAATAACCAGGAAACTTTAATAAAACCTTTACAAGAATAG